A genome region from Aquisalimonas asiatica includes the following:
- a CDS encoding type VI secretion system baseplate subunit TssG: MDDAVGHTGIPAVRDLLQSGHAFSLRQAVLLLERAGLRPVGEGGVGGYVIRPSADLSFPAGEIRRCTLDAQGRMVIETDLFALHGSNSPLPHYWIDAAASEADDEGGQRVRHFLDWINGRVHAALAAGWRATDGHPAHAGWARAFATLAGGTGGRARSGGGLDLFQGRRPTCAGVRGLVQRITGHVRVEVEDRQPVRFRLPQGPQALGGTGGPVLGEDLCLGRTLAVGSGRMRVRIGPTDEAAAVRLGPGSERGGVLRHWLGDYLGGSHRVDVDVVVRRGRRRPWPLGSEARSLGVSTWLGDHAPRETAVRMTHVGGNTPA, translated from the coding sequence GTGGACGACGCAGTAGGGCACACGGGGATTCCCGCCGTGCGGGATCTGTTGCAGTCGGGGCATGCCTTCAGCCTGCGACAGGCAGTGCTTCTGCTGGAGCGGGCCGGGCTGCGCCCGGTCGGGGAAGGCGGAGTGGGTGGTTATGTCATTCGACCCTCTGCCGACCTCAGTTTCCCCGCGGGTGAGATCCGCCGCTGCACCCTGGACGCCCAGGGCCGGATGGTGATCGAAACCGACCTGTTCGCGCTGCACGGCAGTAATTCGCCGCTACCCCATTACTGGATCGACGCCGCGGCATCGGAGGCGGACGACGAGGGCGGCCAGCGGGTGCGCCACTTTCTGGACTGGATCAATGGCCGTGTCCACGCTGCCCTTGCCGCAGGCTGGCGTGCCACGGACGGTCATCCCGCGCATGCGGGCTGGGCCCGCGCGTTCGCCACGCTGGCCGGCGGCACGGGGGGGCGGGCCAGGAGCGGCGGCGGGCTGGACCTGTTCCAGGGCCGGCGGCCGACGTGTGCGGGCGTGCGTGGGCTGGTTCAACGCATTACCGGTCACGTCCGCGTCGAGGTGGAGGATCGCCAGCCGGTCCGGTTCCGATTGCCACAGGGCCCGCAGGCTCTGGGCGGCACCGGTGGACCGGTTCTGGGCGAGGACCTCTGCCTGGGCCGCACGCTGGCCGTAGGCAGCGGCAGAATGCGGGTGCGCATCGGCCCCACTGACGAAGCCGCCGCCGTCAGGCTCGGGCCTGGCAGCGAACGTGGCGGGGTACTGCGGCACTGGCTGGGCGACTACCTGGGTGGGAGCCACCGTGTGGATGTGGACGTCGTGGTCCGCCGGGGGCGGCGTCGTCCATGGCCACTGGGCAGTGAAGCCAGGTCACTGGGTGTGTCCACGTGGCTGGGTGACCACGCCCCCCGGGAAACCGCTGTACGAATGACCCACGTCGGTGGCAACACCCCGGCGTAA
- the tssH gene encoding type VI secretion system ATPase TssH, translating to MSANGIRQIVERLDGECARALEAGAAFAGARTDYEIHVEHVVVKLLEKKERATLFAAALVQYGGDADAVWDALMTALERLRSGHGGKPAFSHSLLQWLERALLASELHYGGKAIDGHALLDALVEQCQRMPGGALPGLLAAVDTERLRREAPARQQPAQEPSASRPTTEDASGDSALDRYTFDATAAAEAGGIDPVIGRNVEVRAVADILLRRRKNNPILVGEPGVGKTAVVEGLALRIARGDVPAALRGVRIRVLDLGQLKAGASVQGEFEKRLKQLLADVAAAPSPTILFVDEAHTLIGAGGEAGTGDAANLIKPALARGEVRMIAATTWSEYKRYFERDAALARRFQMVKVDEPDASTALDMLAAVKAPYQSHHGVRITDDALTAAVNLSIRYIPGRQLPDKAVDLIDTAASRVCLSQSAPPASMEIHRERVTTLRQRLAGLDEQAASGLEADPQLLSGLREALTVEEGQLSRVRDEWEDQYQQVRALQAADTDAAQARSARAALSRSQQGQALVHGEVDATAVAAVVADWTGVPLGRMLRDELDAVLALESALAGRVVGQDSALTTIGQTLRSAKAGLLRPDQPMGVFLLTGPSGVGKTETARALADQLFGGERALISINLSEYQEAHTVSQLKGSPPGYVGFGEGGVLTEAVRQRPYSVVLLDEAEKAHPDVLNLFYQVFDRGVMRDGEGREVDFTNTVILLTSNLGSEALHTAAQAEEGASDAELADLAWQEVRRALPPAFISRVQVVPYRPLDHTGLRSIVALKLDALAARLQEEHGMAMRCAPEVLDRIVAQCEGRETGARQVEAVIDQRLLPAVARQLLALMAEGDVPAAMELGIDDDGGLSCAFLDAAEAVA from the coding sequence ATGAGCGCCAACGGAATCAGGCAGATTGTCGAGCGGCTCGACGGCGAATGCGCGCGGGCACTGGAGGCCGGTGCGGCGTTCGCGGGGGCGCGCACGGACTACGAGATCCACGTCGAGCACGTGGTGGTGAAACTGCTGGAAAAGAAGGAGCGGGCCACGCTGTTCGCAGCAGCTCTGGTGCAATACGGCGGTGATGCGGATGCGGTCTGGGACGCCTTGATGACGGCACTGGAGCGTCTGCGCAGCGGTCACGGTGGCAAGCCGGCGTTCTCGCATTCGCTGTTGCAGTGGCTGGAGCGCGCCTTGCTCGCATCCGAGTTGCACTACGGCGGCAAGGCGATAGACGGCCACGCGTTGCTGGACGCGTTGGTCGAGCAGTGCCAGAGAATGCCGGGGGGCGCGCTGCCCGGCCTGCTGGCCGCGGTGGATACCGAGCGTCTCCGGCGTGAGGCGCCCGCCCGGCAGCAGCCGGCGCAGGAGCCATCCGCTTCCCGTCCGACCACGGAGGACGCGTCCGGAGACAGTGCGCTTGACCGCTATACCTTCGACGCCACGGCCGCTGCCGAAGCCGGCGGCATCGATCCCGTCATCGGCCGCAACGTCGAGGTGCGCGCGGTCGCCGATATTCTGCTGCGACGGCGCAAGAACAACCCGATTCTGGTGGGCGAGCCGGGCGTGGGCAAGACGGCTGTGGTCGAGGGGCTGGCGCTTCGCATCGCCCGTGGCGACGTGCCGGCCGCGTTGCGTGGCGTGCGGATCCGGGTGCTCGACCTCGGGCAGCTCAAGGCCGGTGCAAGCGTCCAGGGCGAGTTCGAGAAGCGGCTCAAGCAATTGCTCGCCGATGTGGCCGCGGCGCCATCACCGACCATCCTGTTCGTGGATGAGGCGCACACGCTCATCGGCGCGGGCGGTGAAGCCGGGACCGGCGATGCCGCCAACCTGATCAAGCCGGCCCTGGCACGGGGAGAGGTGCGCATGATCGCCGCCACCACCTGGTCCGAGTACAAGCGGTATTTCGAGCGGGACGCGGCGCTGGCGCGGCGCTTCCAGATGGTCAAGGTGGATGAGCCGGACGCATCCACGGCATTGGACATGCTGGCGGCCGTGAAGGCGCCCTATCAATCCCATCACGGTGTGCGTATCACCGACGACGCCCTGACCGCGGCGGTGAACCTCTCGATTCGTTACATCCCCGGGCGCCAGTTGCCGGACAAGGCCGTGGACCTCATCGACACGGCCGCATCGCGCGTGTGTCTCAGCCAGAGTGCGCCCCCTGCGTCCATGGAGATTCACCGGGAGCGCGTGACCACCCTGCGTCAGCGTCTTGCCGGCCTGGACGAGCAGGCGGCGTCGGGGCTGGAAGCGGATCCCCAGCTGCTGTCAGGGCTGCGTGAAGCCCTGACAGTGGAAGAGGGGCAGCTCAGCCGTGTCCGTGACGAGTGGGAGGACCAGTATCAGCAGGTCCGGGCGTTACAGGCGGCCGATACCGACGCGGCGCAGGCCCGGTCGGCCCGGGCAGCGCTGTCCCGCAGCCAGCAGGGGCAGGCACTGGTGCACGGCGAAGTGGATGCCACCGCGGTGGCCGCCGTCGTTGCTGACTGGACCGGCGTGCCGCTGGGCCGCATGCTCCGGGACGAACTCGATGCCGTGCTGGCACTGGAGAGTGCCCTGGCTGGCCGTGTCGTGGGGCAGGACAGTGCCCTCACGACCATCGGCCAGACCCTGCGCAGTGCCAAGGCGGGGCTGCTGCGCCCGGACCAGCCCATGGGCGTCTTTCTCCTCACCGGCCCAAGCGGTGTCGGCAAGACGGAGACCGCGCGGGCGCTGGCCGACCAGCTGTTCGGTGGCGAGCGCGCCCTGATCTCCATCAACCTCAGCGAGTACCAGGAAGCCCATACCGTTTCCCAGCTCAAGGGCTCCCCGCCTGGTTATGTCGGCTTCGGCGAGGGCGGTGTACTCACCGAAGCGGTGCGCCAGCGCCCCTACAGTGTCGTGCTTCTGGACGAGGCGGAGAAGGCGCATCCGGACGTACTCAACCTCTTCTACCAGGTCTTTGATCGTGGCGTGATGCGCGATGGTGAGGGACGCGAGGTGGACTTCACCAATACCGTCATTCTGCTCACCTCCAACCTCGGCAGCGAGGCGCTGCACACGGCGGCGCAGGCCGAGGAGGGGGCCAGCGACGCCGAGCTTGCCGATCTGGCCTGGCAGGAGGTCCGGCGGGCCTTGCCGCCTGCATTCATCTCCCGGGTGCAGGTGGTGCCTTATCGACCACTGGATCACACTGGCCTGCGCAGTATCGTGGCGTTGAAGCTGGATGCGCTGGCCGCGCGGCTGCAGGAGGAGCACGGTATGGCCATGCGATGTGCACCGGAGGTGCTGGACCGGATCGTGGCGCAGTGCGAGGGCCGGGAGACCGGTGCCCGTCAGGTGGAAGCGGTGATCGACCAGCGCCTGCTGCCGGCCGTGGCCAGGCAGTTGCTCGCGCTGATGGCCGAGGGTGACGTGCCCGCCGCCATGGAGCTTGGCATCGACGATGACGGCGGCTTGAGCTGCGCATTTCTCGATGCGGCGGAAGCCGTGGCGTGA
- a CDS encoding DHA2 family efflux MFS transporter permease subunit, with amino-acid sequence MRHEVTSLFERYGPAYKWLALVAVMLGTLSTAVATTVVNVAIPDVMGVFNVGQSEAHWLSTGFLAAMTTAILLNAWALQRFGMRRVYAAGMAVFVLASLLGALATTLELVILARVLQGLVAGLLQPLAITLIYQVFPERQRGLGVGLFGLGVILGPAVGPAIGGVLVDLTGWRAVMVLPAPTAVLGGLLALFFVPRGRVSGRRPQLDWVSLVVLGVAVTALLWAMVSGQRLGWTHPPVLAALILVPALTAGFVARQLLARDPLLDPRLYRVPAFAAGSTIALLFGAGLFGSTYLIPLFVQEIQGMTPTAAGVVLMPAGLVMAAAFPLGGLLADRMRPVVPIMAGLVIMAVSCVAMGFAGPGTGLLAVMGWVALGRLGLGLGMPSIHTGSLSRLPLTSTAQGAGALNFAQQFGGALGVTSLSVLLDWRAVREVEAVAGAEGVAGGLAALPPDLYRQAYVAGFQWSFLLLGAVFLLALVAASRFGRQ; translated from the coding sequence GTGCGGCATGAAGTGACCAGCCTGTTCGAGCGTTATGGGCCGGCGTACAAGTGGCTGGCGCTTGTGGCTGTCATGCTCGGGACGCTGTCCACCGCTGTCGCCACGACCGTGGTCAACGTGGCGATCCCCGACGTCATGGGCGTTTTCAACGTCGGGCAGAGTGAGGCGCACTGGCTCTCGACCGGGTTTCTGGCGGCCATGACCACCGCCATTCTGCTCAACGCCTGGGCGTTGCAGCGGTTCGGCATGCGTCGGGTCTACGCCGCCGGCATGGCGGTGTTCGTACTGGCTTCGCTGCTGGGCGCCCTGGCGACCACCCTGGAGCTGGTCATCCTCGCCCGGGTGTTGCAGGGGCTGGTTGCTGGGTTGCTGCAACCCCTTGCCATCACTCTGATCTACCAGGTGTTTCCGGAGCGCCAGCGGGGGCTCGGGGTCGGATTGTTCGGCCTTGGCGTGATCCTCGGCCCTGCTGTCGGCCCCGCTATCGGGGGCGTGCTGGTGGATCTCACGGGATGGCGCGCTGTCATGGTGTTGCCTGCCCCGACGGCCGTGCTGGGTGGCCTGCTGGCGCTGTTCTTCGTGCCGCGGGGCCGCGTGTCCGGGCGTCGGCCGCAGCTCGACTGGGTGAGTCTGGTGGTGCTGGGGGTTGCCGTCACGGCCCTGCTGTGGGCCATGGTCAGTGGCCAGCGGCTCGGCTGGACACACCCCCCGGTCCTTGCTGCCCTGATTCTGGTGCCTGCGCTCACGGCGGGCTTCGTCGCCCGACAGCTGCTGGCGCGTGATCCGTTGCTGGATCCGCGCCTGTACCGGGTGCCCGCCTTTGCCGCGGGCTCCACCATCGCGCTGCTGTTCGGCGCGGGGCTGTTCGGTTCGACTTACCTCATTCCGCTGTTCGTCCAGGAAATTCAGGGAATGACGCCCACTGCCGCGGGGGTGGTGCTGATGCCGGCCGGCCTGGTGATGGCTGCGGCCTTCCCGCTCGGCGGGCTGCTGGCGGACCGGATGCGTCCGGTGGTTCCCATCATGGCGGGCCTTGTCATCATGGCCGTGTCCTGTGTGGCCATGGGGTTCGCCGGCCCCGGCACCGGCTTGCTTGCGGTCATGGGGTGGGTTGCACTCGGGCGCCTGGGGCTTGGTCTGGGGATGCCCTCGATACACACCGGGTCACTGTCGCGCCTGCCCCTGACCAGCACTGCCCAGGGGGCGGGGGCGCTGAACTTTGCGCAACAGTTCGGTGGCGCACTGGGTGTGACGTCCCTGTCCGTGTTACTTGACTGGCGTGCGGTGCGAGAAGTCGAGGCCGTTGCCGGCGCAGAGGGCGTGGCAGGTGGCCTGGCCGCGTTGCCGCCCGACCTGTACCGGCAGGCCTACGTTGCCGGCTTTCAGTGGAGTTTCCTGTTGCTGGGGGCCGTGTTCCTGCTGGCGCTGGTCGCGGCCTCCCGGTTCGGCCGGCAGTAG
- a CDS encoding flagella synthesis protein FlgN produces the protein MAEHARALAETIGEQLSLMQALNTQLEKEQSALVARDMEALQSALSRKVDLLGAIETSENQRLALVEAITGEREGSAINTALETLEDPEPVRAQWADLLEELQRCRAINEANGRVIQQQQYGVQRTIDLIQGDVPAPQTYGPGAAAPAPENRGGREISRA, from the coding sequence GTGGCCGAACATGCACGCGCCCTTGCAGAGACCATTGGCGAGCAGCTCTCGCTGATGCAGGCACTGAACACGCAGCTCGAGAAAGAGCAGAGCGCGCTGGTGGCACGTGACATGGAGGCACTGCAATCCGCCTTGAGCCGCAAGGTCGACCTCCTCGGCGCCATTGAAACCAGCGAGAACCAGCGGCTCGCGCTCGTCGAGGCCATCACCGGCGAGCGCGAAGGCAGCGCCATCAACACCGCCCTGGAGACACTGGAAGACCCCGAGCCCGTGCGGGCGCAGTGGGCGGACCTGCTGGAGGAGTTGCAGCGGTGCCGTGCCATCAACGAGGCGAACGGGCGGGTCATCCAGCAACAGCAGTATGGCGTGCAACGGACCATCGACCTGATCCAGGGTGATGTGCCGGCGCCACAGACCTACGGGCCAGGGGCAGCCGCGCCTGCGCCGGAGAACCGCGGCGGGCGGGAGATCAGTCGCGCCTGA
- the flgM gene encoding flagellar biosynthesis anti-sigma factor FlgM: MANPIDGGNRPGVTPTQDARDNRQVQQPGERPQVGQESNGDATSAGASESERLQSVRDAIDQTPEVDQGRVDEIRERIANGEYPLNAESIADRFMELESLLEE, encoded by the coding sequence ATGGCAAACCCAATTGACGGGGGCAACCGGCCCGGTGTAACGCCGACGCAGGATGCCCGGGACAACCGCCAGGTGCAGCAGCCCGGCGAGCGCCCCCAGGTCGGTCAGGAATCGAATGGCGACGCCACATCCGCCGGCGCCAGCGAGTCGGAGCGGCTGCAGTCGGTGCGTGACGCCATCGACCAGACCCCCGAAGTGGACCAGGGGCGTGTCGACGAGATCAGGGAGCGTATCGCCAATGGCGAGTACCCGCTGAATGCCGAGAGCATCGCCGACCGCTTCATGGAACTGGAAAGCCTCCTCGAGGAGTAA
- the flgA gene encoding flagellar basal body P-ring formation chaperone FlgA, producing the protein MNTWTHITTWLAGIRVRARASTVRYAAAAFTAPIALGAGTAGADDIQPLDEIHDAVERHAEAELTGDGQSTVDVGRVDQRLRLPRCEEALETFSPPGRSSQSRATVGVRCNHPSPWTLYVSVRVETLKEVYAAARSLSRGALLSQDDLELVEINVNRTRRGYYTSAEELVGMELNRAMRSGEILTPSRVSAPQLVERGQTVLLTLDSRAASVSMNGEALQSGALGDRIRVRNTSSERVIEGEIIGDSRVRVGF; encoded by the coding sequence ATGAACACATGGACTCACATCACAACGTGGCTGGCCGGCATCCGTGTCCGTGCGCGGGCCTCCACCGTGCGCTATGCCGCCGCCGCCTTCACGGCACCGATCGCCCTGGGGGCCGGCACCGCGGGCGCCGACGACATCCAGCCGCTGGACGAAATTCATGACGCCGTGGAACGCCACGCAGAGGCCGAGCTGACCGGCGACGGCCAGAGCACGGTGGATGTCGGGCGCGTCGACCAGCGCCTGCGGCTGCCGCGCTGCGAGGAGGCCCTGGAGACGTTCAGCCCGCCCGGCCGCTCCAGCCAGAGCCGTGCGACGGTCGGCGTGCGCTGTAACCACCCGAGCCCCTGGACGCTGTATGTCTCGGTACGGGTGGAGACACTCAAGGAGGTCTATGCGGCAGCACGCTCCCTGTCCCGCGGTGCACTGCTGAGCCAGGATGACCTGGAGCTTGTGGAGATCAACGTCAACCGCACGCGCCGCGGTTACTACACCAGCGCGGAGGAACTCGTCGGCATGGAGCTCAACCGCGCCATGCGCTCCGGCGAAATCCTGACGCCGTCGCGCGTCAGCGCCCCGCAGCTGGTCGAGCGCGGACAGACCGTGTTGCTGACCCTTGATTCGCGGGCAGCGAGCGTCAGCATGAACGGGGAGGCGCTGCAGTCCGGCGCCCTCGGGGATCGCATTCGCGTCAGAAATACGTCGTCGGAACGGGTCATCGAAGGCGAGATCATCGGCGACAGCCGGGTCAGGGTTGGCTTCTGA
- a CDS encoding chemotaxis protein: protein MASIMDSVDQRTTLAGTNRMELLLFQLSGAQLFGINVFKVREVIPVPRLIQLPHSHPTVAGVCYIRDRTIAVIDLRMATTGRALEERDTSSVIVTEYNRSVQGFMVRGVDRIVNVNWRDIMPPPSSWSNTAYLTGVTRVDERLVQIVDVEKVMDEINQAGGIGALPGVEEGGVKPASGAEDWHVLVVDDSSVARRQIHDTLQGMGVQVTMARDGQEAMETLRGWAARPDESPWNQLLMVISDVEMPRMDGYTVATEIRRDDALKGLHLLLHSSLSGMFNEDLVKRVGADDFLAKFGASELAGRVQARLEQVNA, encoded by the coding sequence ATGGCCAGCATCATGGATTCCGTGGACCAGCGCACGACCCTTGCGGGCACCAACCGCATGGAGCTGCTGCTGTTTCAGCTGTCAGGCGCCCAGCTGTTCGGGATCAACGTATTCAAGGTGCGCGAGGTGATCCCCGTGCCGCGCCTCATCCAGCTGCCGCACTCACACCCGACGGTCGCCGGCGTGTGCTACATCCGTGACCGCACCATCGCCGTCATCGATCTGCGGATGGCCACCACGGGGCGGGCGCTGGAGGAGCGGGATACCAGCTCCGTGATTGTCACCGAGTACAATCGCAGTGTGCAGGGCTTCATGGTGCGGGGCGTCGACCGGATCGTGAACGTCAACTGGCGCGACATCATGCCGCCGCCGAGCAGCTGGTCCAACACGGCCTATCTCACCGGTGTGACGCGCGTCGACGAGCGGCTTGTGCAGATCGTGGATGTCGAGAAGGTCATGGACGAGATCAACCAGGCAGGCGGTATCGGGGCGTTGCCGGGTGTAGAGGAGGGGGGCGTCAAGCCTGCCTCCGGCGCGGAAGACTGGCATGTGCTGGTGGTGGATGACTCGTCCGTGGCCCGGCGTCAGATTCATGACACCCTCCAGGGGATGGGTGTGCAGGTCACCATGGCGCGGGACGGTCAGGAGGCCATGGAGACGTTGCGGGGCTGGGCGGCACGCCCTGACGAGTCCCCGTGGAATCAGCTTCTCATGGTCATTTCCGACGTGGAGATGCCCCGTATGGACGGCTACACTGTGGCGACGGAAATCCGGCGGGACGATGCGTTGAAAGGGTTGCATCTGTTGCTTCACTCCTCCCTGAGCGGCATGTTCAACGAGGATCTGGTCAAGCGCGTCGGGGCCGACGATTTTCTGGCGAAGTTCGGCGCATCGGAGCTGGCTGGCCGGGTACAGGCTCGCCTGGAGCAGGTGAACGCCTGA